From the Eschrichtius robustus isolate mEscRob2 chromosome 3, mEscRob2.pri, whole genome shotgun sequence genome, the window GTCCTGGGATTTTCAAAAGTATGGGGCTGAATCCTTGCTGGAGATGATGGACTGTGGGATGTCAGCAccatacctggcacatagtaagggaatttccccctcctcccacttgCTCTGTTTATTATTCAGTATAGGGCATGGGGGTGGAGGAGACAAAGGGGCTGAATTGAGGGATGACCGGGAACAATTCGGGGATTTATAAAATCTCTGTgaatatcttcctttttttttggagttGGGTTAGACTGGGACACTGCCTGCTTCCAGTGGTACCATCAAATAGGTCTTCACAAAACCAATCTGCATCTCAAGCGATCCCAGTCTCCTCTGTATTCCCCACATACCTAGGAGGGCACAATGGTTGTGAGTGGGGATTATCAGGGTGTCAGAGAGGGCCGGTGCCATAACAATAAGACGCCCTGAACTGGAGGCTTGTCAGTTATCTCTGCAAGAGGTGGATCAGCGTCCTTGGTCCTCATTGCGTTGCAGTTCCTGGTCCTCTGTGGGAAAGGGTGACCTGCAGGTAGGGCCTTTCGTAGCTCTAGAACCAAGGTGGACCCAACAATTAAACGGAAGAAGGGCTAGCCAGCCATCCTGAGATCCCAGAAGAGTGATCCATTCTTCCCAGATTTCCTCCAGGTCCTTTACTGCTGAGCCTGAACGCTCCGCTTGGCCCCCGTGGTCTCTAGAGAATGCAGGCACTAAGCCGTCTTGTTGGGAAGGTTGTCCTGACCTGCAATGAGCCTGTCCCAggcctcctgcctcctgcccaccTTGCCGCCCTTCACAGGGCCTGGCTACCCAACAGACTGTGTGCAGACAGGCGTGGCCAGGTTACCCTCCAGGGGTCAGTGCCAACACTCAGTGAAAAGGGGTAAGTGTCCAGGCCTCTGGGGCTGGTTCAAGTAAGGTGAGAGGATCAAAGACACTCTCCTCCAGGGATTGAAATGATTTCTGACTTGGCTTATTTAAAATTGTGAAAGTGGCCTCATTAGTGATCAGAGCAGTACAGCTCTCTGGAATCTGGCCCCAGGGTGATTTTCACATCAGCCTCTGTCTCAGTGACTGAGGACCTCGGGacctcttcttttccttcaggCCCGAGGCCCCTCAGGCACTTCTTCCAGTGGGCCAGGCGGTGGTGCGCGGAGGAGCGGATCTCCCCACTCCGCAGGGCGTAGATGATGGGGTTGACCATGGAGTTGACAAGGCAGAGCAAGGAGCAGAAGGCGAAGACCTTCTTGACCTGTTTGCTTGGAGTGGTGGCCAGGCTGTAGACCATGAGGGTCAGTACCGGGACCCAGCACGTGAAGAGCACAGCCAGCAGCACCCCCAAGGTCTTGGCCAACAGCACATCCAGCCTCATCCGGGCCGTTCCGAGCACTTGCCTGTCCCGGTGCTCAGCCAAGCTGGCTACATGCTGATGGGCCTTCCAGAGGACATGCGCATAGGTATATATGATGCCAGAGAAGAGGACAGCAATGAACAGGAGCCAGCCCAGGAGATAGTCATTGGGGATCAGGGGGAAaagctcagagcagggcttgggaCAGCAAGTCCATCCCATGAGAGGCAGAGAGGAAACCAATGCTGAGAGGACCCACACGATGCCCAGGGTCACCAGTGCCCTCCCACGGGTGAGTAGGGCTTTGTATGTAGGCGGGTAGCGCAGACAGAGGTAGCGGTCAATGGCCGTCAGCAGCAGGCTGCCTACAGAGGCCGTGAAGGTCATAGTCACGCTGCCAATCTTCAGCAGGAAGACAGCTTTGGAATCAACGCCATGGAAGACGTGGAAATTTACAAAGTTGAAGGCAAAGACCACACTGGCCAGAAAGTCAGCCCCAGCCAAGCTGCCAATGAACAGGTACGAGGGCTTCCTGCGGAGCCGGTGTGAGGACAGGATCAGGTAGAGCACCACCAGATTCTCCAGGGCGCTTAGTAGGCCCAGAGGGGTGCACAGCACCGCGATAGCTATCTTTTGGGAACTGCTCAGGATCATGTAATCCTTCATGGGGTTGAAATCCAAGCCATCAATGGAGCCATTGGCTGCCTGTATCTTCCAGCATATCTCCATGGGTTGGGTCCCTCGGCTTCTGCCGGGCTTACCAAGAAGCCTTTGCTGTAGTACAATGAGAAGAAGAAATGAGTTCTTTTTCAATCAGTGCAATAATGACCTCATACCATCACTGACTCTAACCAAACACTTTACCTGTGCGATGGATCATATGTTGAAACAGCGATTTATATCGGTTTCTCTCTATTTTACCCTTTCTTCATCCTAGTGGGGTGCTAGGTCTGTACTGGTTGCCTTAGGAGAGGCATGTGGGAATTCAAGAAGCAGAAGTGACCTGcaaaccatatgatctcacttacatgtggaactgaaaaaaaaaaatctaattcatagatacagagaagagattggtggCTGCCAGATGCAGGGGTTGGGGTCGgggggtgaaatgggtaaaggtagtcaaaggtacaagcttccaattataaaacaaataagtctTGGGAATGCacgtacaacatggtgactatagttactaatattgtatttgaaagttgctaagagaatagatcttacaagttctcatcataagaaaataaatttgcagCTATGTGTGGTAACGAATGTTAatgacttattgtggtgatcatttcacagtatatacaaatatcaaatcattatgttgtatacctgaaactaatataatgttacatgtcaattatacctcaataaaataaaataagaaataaaataaaagtgacctgccttttttggtctttttaaaaaaaccagaaaactacACCTAAGACTTCCCTTTGAAAGTAAGGAAATCTCCAAGGGTCAAAAACcgagaggaaatcaaaaccaagaaaaaatggAATCCAGAGTGATATGGTGGAGGgtttttgcattgatgttttattttgttttgtttgccagTTTTGGTATGTAAGATGCTGAAGTTTTAACAACTCTTTAGGGATGGGAGACAAGACTTGGGTTTCACACCAGTAGATTTGCCAGATAAACTATAGGAGGCCAGATAAATTTGAATGTCAGATAATGAATCATTCTTAGTATAAGAATGTCCTAAAtattgagaaaaacaaacagggcACCCAAATATTGTATGGGACATTATTAGAAAGCAAACTCTGAGTTTCTCTAGAGGGATATACTCTCATATCCAGGTCACACAAGATTTCCACATATAAAGGCCCATGGAATTTGAGCTCACGATGCAAAATTACAAAATGCACAAGGAAACATGAACAAGAGTTAGCAGAAATGTCAGACAGTAGAATTAGACTTCCAAGAATTCATATAATTCTTGGGTTTATGTTATAGAATATGTTTATAtgctttcgtttgtttgtttgtttgttttggctgcacggcatgtggaatcttagttctgaccagggattgaacccacgccccctgcattggaagcacggagccttaaccactggacctccagggaagtccgaaTATGTTTAATATGATTAAACAGTAAGGTATCAAAACCATGATTACCTAATGAGAGACTAGgcagatttgaaaaagaatcaAGTAGAGTTTCTGGAAGTGAAAAATGAAGTCATTGAAAACAGAAACCCTTAAGGGTAGGTTAAAGGGCAGAAGAGACTAGCTGAAAAGCTTTGATCTAGAAGGTGGATCTGAAGAAACTTCTCAAAATGCAGCACAAGGAGATAGAGAGATGGGAAATATGAAAGAGAGGTTAAGAGACAGGAAGGATTGAAAGAGAAGGTTTAAAATATATCTAACTGGAGTTTCAGAAGGGAAGAATAGAATTGGTGGTGGGCATTGGGGAGGCCATATTCAAAGAGATGCTAGTGGAGAATTGCCCAGAATTCTCTCCTGGACATGACTCCTCAGATTTAGAAATCACAGTGAACTTCGagcagaattttgtttttaaactgaatatagttgatttacaatgttgtgttagtttcaggtgtacagcaaagtgattcagtatatatatatatatatatatatatatatatactttttcagattcttttccattataggttattacaagatattgaatatagttccctgtgctatacagtaggactttgttatttatctattttatatatagtcgtgtgttgaacagaattttaaaaacaaaccaatgggaattccctggtggtccagtggttaggacttggcacttgcACTGCCAGGGCcggcgttcgatccctggtcggggaactaagatcccacaagccacacggcggggccaaaaacaaaaccaaccaaccaacaaaaaccaaacaaacagaaaaagaattccatATTCACATATAGCATAATAAAACTTCAGAataccaaagacaaagaaaaaatttaaaacaatcagagagaaaagacaaaggaatcacaattaaatttaaaagcagatTTTCCAATAGCAGTAATAATAGCCAGAAGATAGAGGGAAAAAAGCTACACTATCactcaaaataaagaaataaaaatagaattgtcCACTAACAAACTCTCACTGAAGGAAGTCTAAAGCATATGCCATTAGAAGAAGGAAATTCTTCACAGAGGGAAGAACAGAAAGGCAAGCAGGAATTGTGAacaaataaattgataaatgtatgagtaaataaaaaaatatgtataaagcaacaataataataataatgatgactgAGACTGATTTGGagggtataaaaacaaagtggaaGTAAAATTGTGAATGACAGTAACACAAGCCAAGAGAGATGAATAGAGTTGAAGCTTTATTTAGGAAGTGAGTAAAGGTATTGATCTaatttaggattttaaaaatcaggcatAATCTCTTACTTGGTTTACTACAATAGCTTCCTAACTGACTCCCTGCTTTTAACCAGGCCTGTCTAATTTCAATATAACAGCCAAggtgatccttttaaaaaatgtcagatCCTTTTCAAATATGTCACTCCTCTGTCCCAAACCCCACACAGCACCCATTCCATTCAGTGTAAAAGCTAAAGTACTAACAGTGGCCTAGAAGGCTGTGTGTGTTCTGGCCCCATTGACTCTCTGACCTCCCTACTAACCATGCTTCCCTTGGTCAACTAGCTTTAGCCACACTGGCTTACTAATGGGtactcccccccgccccaccacgGGGCCTTTGCATTCGTTGTTCCCTCTTCCAGAACACTCTTTTCTATGCATGGGTCAATCTCACCTTCAAGTTGTGGCTCAAATTTTGCCTTTTCAAAGACATCTACCCTATCATCCTATTTAAAACTGTAGCTCACCCCACCCTCCCGCTCTTCTGGTCCCCCTTACTCtgctctatattttattttttccatatcaCTAATCACCTTCTAACATATAATTTACCCTACATAATCTTTATTGTTTATTATCTGTTCCACTAGAATTTAAGTTCCATAAGGTCAAGGAACTgactattttgttcactgatgtaagGGTTTAGAATAGTTTTTggtacatagtagatactcaataaatatttgtggaattgaAGTGAAATTGAATAGTCAGTGATTTTTAGCATTCCTCTCTCAGAAGTTAATAAATTAAGCAGACAATATACTAATTAATATGATATATAAGATTTGAACATGCAATTAACAAGTTTGATCTAATAGTCATATACGGAACTCAGCACCCAATAATTAGAGAATACCCATTGTTTTCAAGCAAATGTGGACATTTACCAAAACTGGTCTTGTCTTAGGTGAAAAGTAAATTGCAACAAACTTTAAATAATCTGTAACATACAAaccatgttctctgaccacagtgcaatttatttagaaatcaagaacttaaaaaatataactaACAAACTTCACAGGTTTGAAGCACCTGAATAATTCCTGAGCcaaaaaatcataaaggaaattagaaaattcttAGAATTATAACATATTAAAATGAGTGGGATGCATGTGAGTAGTactgaaagggaaatttatagacCTACATGctcatattagaaaagaaaaaagactcatGAGCTAAACATCCAACtcatgaaattagaaaaagagcaacagcaaaaatacaaagaaggcAGAAGGCAGAAATAATAAGAGCAGAAATTGATGACATGGTAAAACAACAGAGAATAAGAAGCCCTGACAGAGACCGaaactagttctttgaaaagatcataaAACAGACAAACCTCAGGCGAGATTACTTAAGATGAAGGAGAGAacctacaaataagaaaaatatcaggCATGAAAGAGAAATGGTCAATAATCctttaaaaagatgtttaacCTCAATAGCATCCACAGAAAGGCAAGTTTCACTCCCATCAGATCAGCAAAAAGATGAATCTGACAATATCGGgtactggagaggatgtggagtgcGAACGGTCAGCACTGTGACGGGGGTGTAAGTTGGGGCAAACACTGTGGAGAGCAGTTTGGCAAAATCTAGTGAAGTTGAAGATGAGCCGCTGCCCTGAGAGGCACCAATTCCGCTCCTGAAAACGTGCCCAAGGAGACACGTACAATCAGCATTTTTGAAATAGCCAAAGaaaaccaccatcaccaccaccagcaaaAGTCCATCAATTGCAAAATGCATAGATAAATTATAGTACatccatacacagaaataaatgaaacagtaaAAAATGAACTAGAGCTATATGTGTCAACAAGGATAAATGTTAACATCACACCATTGAGCCAAAAGTCCAATCCCTTAGGAGAATGTAGAGGATTTATAGAGTAGATAAAGAGAAGAGAGCTCGCGGACAGTGGCAGAGGAACTAGAGAAGCAGGAGGGAGTGCAGGTTTTTTCCCGGACTAGACTAGAAAGCAACGTCTTGCCTGaggcaaagggaaaaaatgtgTTCCTCTATGTAGACATTTCCCTGTATTctttactggctttttttttccccctcaaaacattaaacattaaaacaCTAAAAAGTAGTTATTattgaaaaatggaaaagtaGGTCATTAAAACTCACAGCAGTATTTTATaaggtttaaatattttatttacactcaaaacagaatttattataattttttggcACCCATTTAAATTTTGTGCCCATGGTGAGGGCCTCACTCTCCTCACCCTACTTCTGGTCTTGCTAGAGGTTATCAGGGAGTGGGAATTGGGACAAGAGAGGTCTGTGGTTCCCGAGCAGTGGTTTCCTGGTGTGTCTGGGTGAGAAGACCTTCACGGCATTTTCAAGTCTCCCCCTCGCCGTAACTTCCAGGGTGGGTGTGCTTAAGCTCATTTTAGAGTGGAAGAAGGTTTAGGAACGATAAGCTCTCTGGGCTCCCTGtactcaatttccttatctataaaatggggataatgacggTAACCCACCATTATAGATAATTCACGTTATAAGGAGTAAGTgaattaatacataaaatatatttagaagagAGCTCGACACTTCACTGAACTGTTCTTAATTTGGAACCCGCTCAGGATGACCTAGTTATTTAAGAGTTGAGAACTGGGGTTCAACTCCAGTTCTGTCTATACCTGCACCATAAATGTGGTTAGTCTGAATGGAGATATGCCttgagtgtaaaatacacaccagatttcaaagacagtATGGAAAAAAGAAG encodes:
- the CNR2 gene encoding cannabinoid receptor 2, whose translation is MEICWKIQAANGSIDGLDFNPMKDYMILSSSQKIAIAVLCTPLGLLSALENLVVLYLILSSHRLRRKPSYLFIGSLAGADFLASVVFAFNFVNFHVFHGVDSKAVFLLKIGSVTMTFTASVGSLLLTAIDRYLCLRYPPTYKALLTRGRALVTLGIVWVLSALVSSLPLMGWTCCPKPCSELFPLIPNDYLLGWLLFIAVLFSGIIYTYAHVLWKAHQHVASLAEHRDRQVLGTARMRLDVLLAKTLGVLLAVLFTCWVPVLTLMVYSLATTPSKQVKKVFAFCSLLCLVNSMVNPIIYALRSGEIRSSAHHRLAHWKKCLRGLGPEGKEEVPRSSVTETEADVKITLGPDSRELYCSDH